A window of the Arachis duranensis cultivar V14167 chromosome 5, aradu.V14167.gnm2.J7QH, whole genome shotgun sequence genome harbors these coding sequences:
- the LOC107488505 gene encoding uncharacterized protein LOC107488505, translating into MIADDSGDDLGTTDPRRATGGSSSGTQQYPPYFSSLDLDAMRQDENPVQASGFGARDTEGFAGMTEFQVGQQFQDKDEALLSVKTYSIRRGVQYKVVESDYRRYVGKYSEFGNGCTWLIRLSLGQRKGIWEVKRYNGPHTCLATSISSDHRSLDYHVIATFIMPMVRADAAVNIKVLQNATAAHFGFRPTYRRAILVFPPCIEAFPHCKPLVSVDGTHLYGKYGGTLLVAIAQDGNSNILPVAFALVEGENAESWSFFLFHLREHVTPQPGLLVISDRHNGIKVALEAPDGGWLPPTAYRAFCIRHVAANFTLTFKGKDARRLLVNAAYAKTEVEFDYWFDILRSENQAMCDWANRIEYSLWTQYCDEGRRFGHMTTNISECVNSILKG; encoded by the exons ATGATCGCTGATGACAGCGGCGATGATCTTGGAACTACTGATCCGAGAAGGGCTACAGGTGGATCTAGTTCTGGCACACAGCAGTACCCACCCTATTTTTCATCGTTGGACCTGGATGCCATGAGACAGGACGAAAATCCTGTGCAGGCCTCTGGATTTGGCGCTAGAGATACGGAAGGGTTTGCCGGTATGACGGAGTTCCAGGTTGGCCAACAATTTCAGGATAAAGATGAGGCGCTGTTGAGTGTGAAGACTTACAGCATCCGCCGAGGGGTCCAGTACAAGGTCGTTGAGTCTGACTACCGCAGATATGTGGGAAAGTATTCTGAGTTTgggaatgggtgcacatggttgattcggTTGAGTCTCGGACAGCGGAAGGGCATCTGGGAAGTGAAGCGGTACAACGGACCGCACACCTGTCTcgccacctccatctccagcGACCATAGGAGTCTGGACTACCATGTGATAGCGACATTCATTATGCCGATGGTTAGGGCTGATGCCGCCGTCAACATCAAGGTGCTTCAAAATGCCACGGCCGCACACTTTGGGTTCAGGCCTACGTACAGGAGG GCTATTCTGGTCTTTCCCCCTTGTATCGAGGCATTCCCTCATTGCAAACCGTTGGTGAGTGTTGACGGCACCCATCTATATGGCAAGTATGGGGGAACGTTGCTAGTCGCGATTGCACAGGACGGAAACTCCAACATACTCCCCGTGGCATTTGCACTAGTTGAGGGTGAGAATGCTGAGTCAtggtctttctttcttttccaccTCCGTGAGCACGTGACACCTCAGCCGGGTCTGTTAGttatttcagataggcataacGGCATCAAGGTAGCGCTCGAGGCTCCCGATGGGGGATGGCTACCTCCGACTGCATACCGGGCATTCTGCATTCGACACGTTGCAGCGAATTTCACCCTGACCTTCAAGGGAAAAGATGCCCGGAGGCTTCTTGTTAACGCCGCATATGCGAAGACCGAAGTGGAGTTCGACTACTGGTTTGACATTCTGCGCTCTGAGAATCAGGCAATGTGTGACTGGGCGAACCGAATTGAGTATTCGTTGTGGACACAGTATTGTGATGAGGGTCGGAGATTCGGGCACATGACGACCAATATTTCTGAGTGTGTCAATTCAATCCTGAAGGGGTAA